Part of the Lucilia cuprina isolate Lc7/37 chromosome 5, ASM2204524v1, whole genome shotgun sequence genome is shown below.
ATAAATTATTCTGCCTACAAATTATTATACAGAATTTTATTCACCTGAATTTGGTCTTTGTTGTCCTGAAGCATTATTATGATTGTCACAGTTTCTTGTGGGTGCTGTCGCAGGACGTTGATCCCTATCTGGAAGATCTAACTTAATAGAACTTGAGGCTGAGGATAATGAGGAAACATCATCACTTTCTAGAGATGGCATGTTATTCGTAGTTATATCCTCATTGACGGCATCATGCTGCAACATCACACCATCCAACACTTGCAGTGAGGGTATACTACGTTGTAATGTCTCACGATAGAAAGGTTGATGACGTACTGGATTTCCTTGCAAATGTAATTCCATCAAGTTTCCACATAATCCCAGAAATGTCAACATACTTAATTCACTTATCCGATTGTTACGTACACTCAAATGTTGCAACAACATTAAATCTGTCAGAGTATTTATACGTTGTATCATATTGTCGTCGGCGATGAGCACTCGTAGAGCTGGAAAACCACTAGTACCATCGAAACTGTTAAGACCACAATTGCTGACATTTAAATGACTTAAATGTACCAAACCATAGCCTAAATCGCGTAAGGAGCATAATACCGATCCACTAAGATCTAAATGTTGCAAACGTGGCAAGAACATAGCCAAATGTGATAAACTCAAGGTATAGGAGATGACACGTAACCGGACAGTTTCTACATTGTGCAAATCCGAACGTGAGGTAACACGTCTCTGGAATGGAACATAAGTATGAAATAAccattaagttaaaatttgaaaatacttaCCAGCAATTCATCTAATGTTGGCTCTGGAGCTTGTGGCGGTAATACCGCCGGCAATAAGTGTACATAAGCTGGGAAATGGTTTTCTTCCTCTGCTTCTATTATATCACGATCGAAAGAGCCCAATATACGAAAATTTCTCTCACGATTTCTATTGTTTAACTGTAAAACTTCTGCACTAACTTGTATATGCTGCGGCTCCGCTAAAGGCTGACGTACTTGTGCTGCTGCCACTGGTAAAACTGGTATTTGTTCTTGTCTTTGTACTGCTGGGACATCTTGATTAATAGATACTTCTGGTGAAGATTCACTAAGATCTTGAGGGGCCTCTAAAAGGGGCATATCTTTGAAATAGTTTTACTCTTTGTAAACAAAGGAGTgcgttttaactttaaatattaacaatgtTTTGCATATCGATAAAGCGAGTGCTATTGTATTACCATAGCAACGGTCCATGTTTACAAAACTAATGAAAGTTTGTGTATAGCAGGGTTGTATTTTAAATagtgttgtaatttttttagttaaagctTTAAGAGGATACCGTTAAAAGCTTtcatatatttgaaattattagaGATATTCTGCTTTACTGGATCTTAGATTAACAAATCTATAGTTaaggctatagaccagtttatggagtaatctatagttcagactattaaATCAAGTCTCTAAGCTAGATTAAGCAATACTATAGActtttgactaatctatagaccagactataaactgatctatagtccatactataaactgatctaaagtgcagactatatactgatctatagtccagactatagacagatccaaagaccagactatagacagatctaaggactagactatagagagatctatagttcagactataaacagatctatagtccagactatagacagatctatagtccagactatagacagatctatagtcaagactatagtcagaactatagtccagactatagacagatctatagttcagactatagacctaatagtcctgactatagacagatcaaTATACCAGACTTTAGatcgttctatagtccagaccatagactgatcttaaattcagactattgactgatcaatagtccaaactatacaGTCCAGAGTTTATAGCCCAGACTGTTATATAACTGTCCAAACTATAGAATTATCTAAAGTGCAGACTATTAAGTGATCTAAAGTTCAGattatagtttgatctatagaccagactatagacagatctatagtccagactatagactgttctatagtccaaactgtagactgttttatagttcagactatagactgttctagtccagactatagactgttctatagtccagactatagactgttctatagtccagactatagactgttctatagtccagactatagactgttctatagtccagactatagactgttctatagtccagactatagactgttctatagtccagactatagactgttctatagtccagactatagactgttctatagtccagactatagactgttctatagtccagactatagactgttctatagtccaaactgtagactgttctatagtccagactatagactattctatagtccagactatagactattctatagtccagactatagactattctatagtccagactatagactgttctatagtccagactatagactgttctatagtccagaccatagactgatcttaaattcagactattgactgatcaatagtccaaactatacaGTCCACAGTTTATAGCCCAGACTGTTATATAACTGTCCAAACTATAGAATTATCTAAAGTGCAGACTATTaagtgatctatagttcagattatagtttgatctatagaccagactatagacagatctatagtccagactatagacagatctattgCCCATACAATAGACTAACCTTAGTCCAGTctttaaacgaatttttatataaactattgATTTACCTATAGTCCAtgctatagattgatctatagaacagtacagccttcaaaacttaaattcaTAGCGCCACTAAAGCTTTATAGATGTTATACTGaaatttgaacaaataaaaatatcttcaaatcAATCTAATTTATCATCCTGTCACTGTTATGTCTATTGATGTAGGACAACATGCCTTGTTGATTGCTCCAAAAAGATTCTAAAAATACGTTGCCCCATCACCACTCTCTTATATATATTGTGACAATTTAGCCCACGCACAAATGTGGGCTATTAAACCGGCACACAATAGTCAACACCTTCCAATGTGATTAACACGctctcaaaaattatttttatcacaATCTGCTGGTCTAATTAACTAGGTTTTGTTCGACAATTACCATTACATTTTGTTGATTATTGATTGGttgataaattataaaattacaaataaaataaaaaatgtgtggTGGGTAAGGGACCACAATTGGAGGCAGTGATGAAATGGTGTTAAAAAtgcatttgttaaataaattaattaaaaatgtatttatgattTCTGAAAGATAGTAAATATTACATATTATCattattctagactatagactgttctctaGTCCGGAtcactgttctatagtccagattatagactgttctatagtccagacaagagacttttctatagtccagactatagaccgttctatagtccagactatagaccgttctatagtccagactatagactgttctatagtccagactatagactgttctatagtccagattatagactgttctatagtccagacaagagacttttctatagtccagactatagaccgttctatagtccagactatagaccattctatagtccagactatagactgttctatagtccagactatagactgttctatagtccagactatagactgttctatagtccagactatacattgttctatagtccagactattgattgttctatagtccaaactacaaactgttctataatccagactatagactgttctatagtccagactacaaacTGTTCtaagtatagtccagactatggactgttctatagtctagactatagactgttctatagtccacactatagactgttctatagtacagattatagagtgtactatagtccagactatagactgttctatagtccagactatagactgttctatagttcagactatagactattctatagtccagactatagactgttctatagtccagactatagactgttctatagtccagactatatactgttctatagtccagactatagactgttctatagtccagactacaaactgttctatagtccagactaaagactgttctatagtccagtctatagactgttctatagtccagactatagactgttctatagttcagactatagactgttctatagtccagactatagactgttctatagtccagtctatagactgttctatagtccagactatagattgttctatagtccagacaagagacttttctatattccagactatagaccgttctatagtccagactgtagattgttctatagtccagactatagattgttctatagtccagactatagattgttctatagtccagacaagagacttttctatagtccagactatagactgttctatagtccagactatagactcttctatagtccagactatagactgttctgtagtccagactatagactgttctgtagtccagactatagactgttctatagtccagactatggactgttctttagtccatactatagactgttctatagtccagactatagactgttctatagtccacactataaaatgttctatagtacagattatggagtgtactatagtccagactatagactgttctatagtccagactatagactgttctatagttcagactgtagactattctatagtccagactatagactgttctatagtccagactatagactgttctatagtccagactatagactgttctatagtccagactatagactgttctgtagtccagactatagactgttctatagtccagactacaaactgttctatagtccagactatagactgttctatagtccagactatagactgttctatagtccagactatagactgttctatagtccaaactatagactgttctatagtccagactatagactgttctatagtccagactatagactgttctatagtccagactatagactgttctatagtccagactttagactgttctatagtccagactatagactgttctatagtccagactatagactgttctatagtccagactatagactgttctatagtccagactatagactgttctatagtccagactatagactgttctatagtccagactatagactgttctatagtccagactatagactgttctatagtccagactatagactgttctatagtccagactatagactgttctataggccagactatagactgttctataggccagactatagactgttctatagtccagactatagactgttctatagtccagactatagactgttctatagtccagactatagactgttctatagtccagactatagactgttctatagttcagactatagactgttctatagttcagactatagactgttctgtagcccagactatagactgttctatagttcagactatagactgttctatagtccagactatagactgctctatggtccagactatagactgttctatagtccagactatagactgttctatagtccagactatagactgttctatagtccagactatagactgttctatagtccagactatagactgttctatagtccagactatagactgttcta
Proteins encoded:
- the LOC111684011 gene encoding serine/threonine-protein kinase 11-interacting protein, encoding MPLLEAPQDLSESSPEVSINQDVPAVQRQEQIPVLPVAAAQVRQPLAEPQHIQVSAEVLQLNNRNRERNFRILGSFDRDIIEAEEENHFPAYVHLLPAVLPPQAPEPTLDELLRRVTSRSDLHNVETVRLRVISYTLSLSHLAMFLPRLQHLDLSGSVLCSLRDLGYGLVHLSHLNVSNCGLNSFDGTSGFPALRVLIADDNMIQRINTLTDLMLLQHLSVRNNRISELSMLTFLGLCGNLMELHLQGNPVRHQPFYRETLQRSIPSLQVLDGVMLQHDAVNEDITTNNMPSLESDDVSSLSSASSSIKLDLPDRDQRPATAPTRNCDNHNNASGQQRPNSVSVASRSNSLSSGSPVIGSVVALARQRLHRKRHMANAWASSDSSTYSTASSNSSTRPPSSVSSNGSYDCISATQANGK